Proteins found in one Gammaproteobacteria bacterium genomic segment:
- a CDS encoding type II toxin-antitoxin system PemK/MazF family toxin has translation MNKGEIWWASLEEPRGSEPGFRHPVVIISSNEFNNSKIKTVIVAAITSNTRLADAPGNFKLTKKGSGLTRESVVNISQLLTLDKSFISNKSGKLNTKQNQLLNYGLQLVLNI, from the coding sequence GTGAATAAAGGTGAAATTTGGTGGGCTTCATTAGAAGAACCACGAGGTTCTGAGCCTGGTTTTCGGCACCCAGTAGTAATAATTTCATCCAATGAATTTAATAATAGTAAAATAAAAACGGTAATTGTTGCTGCCATTACGTCAAATACACGCTTGGCAGATGCCCCTGGAAACTTTAAGCTTACTAAAAAGGGTTCTGGATTAACTCGTGAATCAGTTGTAAATATTTCACAGCTTTTAACGCTTGATAAATCATTTATAAGTAATAAATCTGGAAAATTAAATACCAAGCAAAATCAATTGTTAAATTATGGGCTGCAATTAGTGCTAAACATATAA